From Methanocorpusculum sp., the proteins below share one genomic window:
- a CDS encoding DNA-directed RNA polymerase subunit B' — protein sequence MEKKMARVFVDGALIGKVDDAAGFTKNFRHMRRSGHVSTEVNISYKDYSNEIVINTDRGRARRPLIVVENGIPAVTPEDIEIVRSGAEDFMALVSQGKIEFIDAEEEDDLFIAVQEEDLTTEHTHLEIDPSLILGIGAAHVPFPEHNASPRVTMGAGMIKQALGFAQANMKLRPDTRGHMLHYAQVPMVHTQAAELIGSDNRPQGQNFCVAIISYEGYNIEDALIFNKASVERGVGRSHFFRTYEGEERRYPGGQVDRIEMPEEDVQGSHGIGSYANLDIDGIINPETVVNEKDVLIGKTSPPRFLEEPTGELIAVEKRRDTSITMRSNETGIVDTVIITESENSSRLVKVRTRDLRIPEIGDKFASRHGQKGVCGLITPQENMPFTAAGIAPDLVINPHAVPSRMTIGHMLEMIGGKTGSLEGSRVNATSFRKTQVEKIFDSSFAQNRLLNDKEIGKDVKSSKLTREQVMRHQLAEAGFAHNGREVMYDGITGRRFQADIYMGVIYYQKLYHMVSTKMHARSRGPVQVLTRQPTEGRAREGGLRFGEMERDVMIGHGAAMALKERLLDESDAVKQYVCARCGMVAMYDAKQKMTRCLACGAETDIYEVEMSYAFKLLLDEMKSMGIAPRLRLEDMV from the coding sequence ATGGAAAAGAAAATGGCACGTGTATTCGTGGACGGCGCTTTGATTGGAAAAGTCGATGATGCCGCAGGATTCACCAAAAACTTCAGACATATGCGCAGATCAGGGCATGTCTCAACTGAAGTCAATATTTCATACAAAGATTACAGTAATGAGATCGTTATCAATACCGACCGCGGACGGGCCCGCCGCCCCCTGATCGTTGTGGAAAACGGCATCCCCGCAGTCACCCCCGAAGATATCGAGATCGTCAGATCCGGTGCAGAAGATTTCATGGCTCTGGTTTCTCAGGGCAAAATAGAATTCATTGATGCTGAAGAGGAGGATGACCTCTTCATCGCTGTACAGGAAGAAGACCTGACCACCGAACACACTCACCTTGAGATCGATCCGTCCCTTATCCTCGGTATCGGAGCAGCACACGTTCCGTTCCCGGAGCACAACGCATCGCCGCGTGTTACGATGGGTGCAGGTATGATCAAGCAGGCATTAGGATTTGCCCAGGCAAACATGAAGCTGAGACCCGATACCCGCGGTCATATGCTCCACTACGCCCAGGTCCCGATGGTGCACACTCAGGCTGCCGAGCTTATCGGTTCCGACAACCGCCCGCAGGGTCAGAACTTCTGTGTGGCTATCATCTCCTACGAAGGATACAATATTGAAGATGCACTCATCTTCAACAAAGCCTCAGTCGAGCGCGGAGTAGGCCGTTCCCACTTCTTCAGAACCTATGAAGGAGAGGAACGCAGGTACCCCGGAGGACAGGTCGACAGGATCGAAATGCCCGAAGAGGATGTTCAGGGTTCCCATGGAATTGGATCCTATGCAAACCTCGATATCGACGGTATCATCAATCCGGAGACCGTTGTCAATGAGAAGGACGTTCTCATCGGCAAGACCTCCCCGCCGCGTTTCCTTGAGGAACCGACCGGAGAACTCATCGCCGTTGAAAAACGCCGCGACACCTCCATCACTATGAGAAGTAACGAGACCGGTATCGTTGACACTGTCATCATCACTGAGTCCGAAAACTCCTCCCGCCTTGTCAAAGTCAGAACACGTGACCTTCGTATTCCGGAGATCGGCGACAAGTTCGCATCCCGTCACGGTCAGAAAGGTGTTTGCGGTCTTATCACTCCGCAGGAAAACATGCCTTTCACCGCAGCCGGTATCGCGCCTGACCTCGTCATCAACCCGCACGCAGTTCCTTCACGTATGACCATCGGTCATATGCTTGAGATGATCGGTGGTAAAACCGGCTCTCTCGAAGGGTCCCGTGTCAACGCGACCTCGTTCAGAAAGACCCAGGTCGAGAAGATCTTCGACTCATCCTTCGCCCAGAATCGTTTGTTAAACGACAAAGAGATCGGCAAAGATGTGAAGTCCAGCAAACTGACCCGTGAGCAGGTCATGAGACACCAGCTCGCAGAAGCAGGATTCGCCCACAACGGCCGTGAGGTCATGTACGATGGAATCACCGGTCGCAGATTCCAGGCTGATATCTATATGGGTGTCATCTACTACCAGAAACTCTACCACATGGTATCTACTAAGATGCATGCAAGGTCCAGAGGTCCGGTCCAGGTCCTTACCCGACAGCCGACCGAAGGACGTGCCCGTGAAGGAGGTCTTCGTTTCGGTGAAATGGAACGTGATGTGATGATCGGTCACGGTGCCGCAATGGCACTCAAAGAGCGTCTCCTTGACGAGTCCGATGCAGTGAAGCAGTACGTCTGCGCACGCTGCGGAATGGTTGCAATGTATGATGCTAAGCAGAAGATGACCCGTTGTCTCGCCTGCGGTGCAGAAACTGATATTTACGAAGTCGAAATGAGTTATGCATTCAAACTTCTCCTTGACGAGATGAAGAGTATGGGTATAGCTCCCAGACTGAGACTGGAGGATATGGTATGA
- a CDS encoding DNA-directed RNA polymerase subunit A' — translation MTSPKRIGKIEFGILSPKAIRDMSVCKVIWPDTYDDDGFPYPKGLMDPSLGVIDPGLRCKTCGQKQGDCPGHFGHIDLAKPVIHVGYTRLIRKLLRVTCRDCGRLLLDKEEIAAFSALEDDPYSAETIGEKDIKKERICPYCGDQQFKINFEKPTSFVEIVTEMGEDGKVHKSERKLTSADIRERLEKIPDDDLRLLGIDPDVARPEWTVLTVLPVPPVTVRPSIILENGQRSEDDLTHKLVDIIRINQRFKENQDAGAPQLIIEDLWELLQYHVTTYLDNEVAGCPPARHRSGRPLKTLSQRLKGKDGRFRGSLSGKRVNFSARTVISPDPNLSIGEVGIPLAIANEMSVPVRVTKQNLEDMRVLIRIGPNRPTLRDPCGANYINRPDGRRIRLISGEEGNCDTVAEMIEPGWKIDRQLRDGDIVLFNRQPSLHRMSIMSHHIKVMNGRTFRLNPAVCPPYNADFDGDEMNLHVPQTEEARAEAELLVAVQENILSPRFGGPIIGGLHDHISGIFLLTNQLKWHTKSEYLYLLKYTDMEHLPEPGKVENGIPYWSNKQVFSEILPKDINMFYKATCCRNCDPCTKNTFCPNDAFVRIVDGELLTGTIDKKSVGAMDGAILNRVIRLHGNQRAKEYIDDLTKLSIRAIMLYGFSYGINDTDLGKEEYKQIRDVLDTAERDVANRINIFEQGHLEPMPGRTPEETLEMQVMKELGKARDRTGDIASRHLGFENSAVVMAVSGARGSMLNIAQMAGCIGQQAVRGERIVRGYEDRTLPHFKRSDKGADAHGFVRNSYKSGLSPTEFFFHAIGGREGLVDTAVRTSQSGYLQRRMVNALQDLKVAYDGTVRSTGGKIIQFVYGEDGTDPAKSASGLPVDVKGIAESVLKEEI, via the coding sequence ATGACCTCGCCAAAGAGGATCGGCAAGATCGAGTTCGGTATCCTTTCACCGAAAGCAATTCGTGACATGAGTGTCTGTAAGGTCATCTGGCCCGACACCTATGACGATGACGGATTCCCCTACCCGAAAGGTCTCATGGATCCGAGTCTCGGTGTTATCGACCCCGGACTCCGCTGCAAGACATGCGGTCAGAAACAGGGTGACTGTCCCGGTCACTTTGGTCATATCGACCTTGCGAAACCAGTTATCCACGTAGGATACACCCGTCTGATCAGAAAACTTCTCCGTGTCACCTGTCGTGACTGCGGTCGGCTTCTTCTTGATAAAGAAGAGATCGCCGCCTTCTCAGCACTTGAAGACGACCCCTACTCAGCCGAGACCATCGGTGAGAAGGATATCAAGAAGGAACGTATCTGCCCCTATTGCGGTGATCAGCAGTTCAAGATCAACTTCGAAAAACCGACCTCGTTCGTTGAGATCGTCACCGAAATGGGTGAAGACGGTAAAGTCCACAAGTCAGAACGCAAACTGACCTCAGCCGACATCCGTGAACGCCTCGAAAAGATCCCGGACGATGATCTCCGTCTTCTCGGCATCGACCCCGATGTAGCAAGACCCGAATGGACCGTACTTACTGTCCTTCCGGTCCCGCCGGTAACCGTCCGCCCGTCCATTATCCTTGAGAACGGTCAGAGATCTGAGGATGATCTGACCCACAAGCTTGTGGATATCATCAGGATCAACCAGCGGTTCAAGGAAAACCAGGATGCTGGTGCTCCGCAGCTCATTATCGAAGATCTGTGGGAGTTACTTCAGTATCACGTTACCACCTACCTCGACAATGAAGTCGCAGGATGCCCGCCGGCAAGACACCGGTCCGGCAGACCGCTCAAGACACTCTCCCAGCGTCTGAAAGGGAAAGACGGCCGTTTCCGCGGATCCTTATCCGGTAAACGTGTCAACTTCTCTGCCCGTACCGTCATCTCACCGGATCCGAACCTTTCGATCGGTGAAGTCGGTATCCCGCTTGCGATCGCAAACGAGATGTCCGTTCCTGTAAGGGTGACCAAACAGAACCTTGAGGATATGCGTGTTCTGATCAGAATCGGTCCAAACAGACCTACCCTCCGTGATCCCTGCGGTGCGAACTATATCAACAGACCTGACGGCCGCCGTATCAGACTGATCTCCGGTGAAGAAGGCAACTGTGATACCGTCGCAGAAATGATCGAACCAGGATGGAAGATCGACAGACAGCTGCGTGACGGAGATATCGTTCTCTTCAACCGTCAGCCTTCTCTGCACCGTATGTCTATCATGTCCCACCACATCAAAGTCATGAACGGCAGGACCTTCCGCCTTAACCCGGCAGTATGTCCCCCGTACAACGCAGACTTTGATGGGGATGAAATGAACCTGCATGTTCCTCAGACCGAGGAAGCACGTGCTGAAGCGGAACTTCTCGTTGCCGTTCAGGAAAACATTCTCTCCCCGCGTTTCGGCGGTCCGATCATCGGCGGTCTTCACGACCACATCTCCGGTATCTTCCTGCTGACAAACCAGCTGAAGTGGCATACGAAATCCGAGTACCTCTATCTCCTGAAATACACCGACATGGAACATCTTCCAGAGCCGGGCAAGGTTGAGAACGGTATTCCCTACTGGAGCAACAAACAGGTCTTCTCCGAGATCCTGCCGAAGGATATCAACATGTTCTACAAAGCAACATGTTGCCGGAACTGTGACCCTTGTACCAAAAATACCTTCTGCCCGAACGATGCCTTTGTCAGGATCGTCGACGGAGAACTCCTTACCGGAACCATCGACAAAAAGTCTGTCGGAGCAATGGATGGAGCAATTCTGAACAGGGTCATCCGTCTTCACGGTAACCAGCGTGCAAAAGAGTACATCGACGACCTGACGAAACTCTCGATCCGTGCGATCATGCTTTACGGATTCTCGTATGGTATCAACGATACCGACCTCGGTAAAGAAGAGTACAAACAGATCCGTGACGTGCTCGATACTGCAGAACGTGATGTCGCAAACCGTATCAATATCTTTGAACAGGGACACTTAGAGCCAATGCCCGGAAGAACTCCTGAAGAGACCCTTGAAATGCAAGTCATGAAAGAACTGGGTAAAGCCCGAGACCGGACTGGTGATATCGCATCCCGTCACTTAGGTTTCGAAAACTCAGCTGTGGTCATGGCCGTTTCCGGAGCTCGCGGTTCGATGCTGAACATCGCACAGATGGCCGGTTGTATCGGTCAGCAGGCAGTGCGTGGTGAGCGTATCGTTCGTGGATATGAAGATCGTACCCTTCCTCACTTCAAACGCAGTGACAAAGGTGCCGATGCACACGGATTCGTTCGCAACTCGTACAAGTCCGGTCTCAGCCCGACCGAGTTCTTCTTCCACGCAATCGGTGGTCGTGAAGGTCTTGTGGATACTGCAGTTCGTACATCCCAGTCCGGTTACCTCCAGCGCCGTATGGTCAACGCTCTTCAGGATCTGAAGGTCGCGTATGACGGTACTGTCCGCAGTACCGGTGGTAAGATCATTCAGTTCGTCTATGGTGAAGATGGTACCGATCCGGCAAAGTCCGCATCCGGTCTGCCGGTCGATGTGAAAGGTATTGCCGAATCCGTTCTTAAGGAGGAGATCTAA
- the rpoA2 gene encoding DNA-directed RNA polymerase subunit A'', whose amino-acid sequence MPVSTTTELTKILTSKHDAGKEVSDENFENIVTRINSEYERTRVQPCEAVGINAAHSIGEPGTQMTMRTFHYAGVAEINVTLGLPRLIEIMDARKEPSTPTMTIFLDKEYRESRDKAREVSWKIEAAPLHEFGDIETDIAEMCVLVQINKEVCKKRKIPVSEVLARAPQKIKDKRHYRDFEVEINEADGVLKFLPKNEDSYQNLFQLAEHVRQVIVQGIDDIKRVVVRKENDEYILHTEGSNMKDVFEIDGVDCTRTRTNNISEIASTLGVEAARSAIIFEAFSTLKEQGIAVDLRHIMLVADIMCMDGEVKQIGRHGIAGEKESVLSRASFEVTVNHLLDAAVAHEFDELSGVTENVIVGQPILLGTGDVKLMVRRVAPQ is encoded by the coding sequence ATGCCTGTCTCCACTACCACGGAACTCACGAAGATCCTCACCTCAAAGCATGATGCCGGCAAGGAAGTATCCGACGAGAACTTCGAGAACATCGTTACCAGGATCAATTCCGAGTATGAACGTACCCGTGTTCAGCCCTGTGAAGCGGTAGGTATCAATGCCGCCCACTCCATCGGTGAACCAGGTACCCAGATGACGATGCGTACCTTCCACTACGCAGGTGTGGCTGAAATCAACGTTACCCTCGGTCTGCCGCGTCTTATCGAAATCATGGACGCCAGAAAAGAGCCGTCAACGCCGACCATGACCATCTTCTTAGATAAGGAATACCGCGAGAGCCGTGATAAGGCTCGTGAGGTTTCCTGGAAGATCGAAGCAGCTCCCCTTCACGAGTTCGGCGATATCGAAACCGATATCGCAGAGATGTGCGTTCTTGTTCAGATCAACAAAGAGGTCTGCAAGAAGCGTAAGATCCCTGTATCCGAAGTTCTTGCCCGTGCTCCGCAGAAGATCAAAGATAAGCGTCACTACCGTGACTTTGAAGTTGAGATCAACGAAGCGGACGGTGTCTTAAAGTTCCTCCCGAAAAACGAGGACTCATACCAGAACCTGTTCCAGCTCGCAGAACATGTCCGTCAGGTCATTGTTCAGGGTATCGATGATATCAAGAGGGTCGTCGTTCGAAAGGAAAACGACGAGTACATCCTCCATACCGAAGGATCCAACATGAAAGATGTCTTCGAGATCGACGGTGTGGACTGTACGAGGACCCGTACAAACAACATCTCCGAGATCGCAAGCACACTCGGTGTTGAAGCTGCCCGCTCAGCTATCATCTTCGAAGCATTCTCCACCCTGAAAGAACAGGGTATCGCGGTCGATCTCCGCCACATCATGCTTGTCGCAGACATCATGTGCATGGACGGAGAAGTCAAACAGATCGGTCGTCACGGAATTGCCGGAGAGAAGGAATCTGTCCTTTCCCGTGCAAGTTTCGAAGTCACGGTCAACCACCTGCTCGATGCGGCGGTTGCTCATGAATTCGATGAACTTTCCGGAGTTACGGAAAACGTCATCGTCGGTCAGCCGATTCTTCTCGGTACCGG